The DNA segment GAAATATAACAAATTTATCAAATTGTTTATTCTATTGATCCTGTTTGAATTATTGTAATTGCTTCCACCATATGCGTCTTAGTATAAATCAATTCCAAAACATATAAATCAATGTTCAAAAAATGGCAAGGAAAAACATTAGATGAAATAACAAACTTAATACTCTCTCAGTCACTTGATTTGTGTCAGTGTCGTTGGCGGATGGGCTTTGACGACCTGTGTTATTTTTTACCCGAGTGGCAGATAGATTTCAGAATTTCATTGTCTGCACACGTGTCTTTGTCCATGATTTCCCATGGATAATGGCTTCGGTTGTTTGTTGCCTATTTGAGAAGGAGAGATGGGGCAGCCAACAGATTAAAAATAAGGAGAATGGAAATCAAAAGGGAGAAAATAAGATCACAAAGTTTATGTTTTCATTGgggatttatttttaatttgccCTAGTTTAAACTTGTCCGTAAAAAATATAACATGAGATTTTAATAAAGATTATTGGTCCTTAAACATTTGATATTGATCGATCCAATAGTTGGTACAAACTACATAATAAGAGAAGATCGTCATGGTGTAGGAAGGCTTCCAAATGATGATGAGATTGAAATGATGGATTTTTCCAGAAGATGGTTGATGAAATGTTGCACGTATCTGTCATGTATGGCTGTGTCTCCGAAGGCATGAGCCATGGCCTCTTTAGCCTTATCCCTGAATTTGTTCCCCTCCTCCTCAACCATCACCCTTGTCACGGCCTGCGCCACGGACTCCCTCGTTATCGATCCGTCTTCCTCGTTCCTCACCACTTCAAGACCCATCTCCTTCTCATCCAACACCCTAGCATTCAGCCATTGATCCGCCATTATGGGCAGCAAGATGAGAGGCACTCCCAGCATCAGCGCCTCCACCACCGAACTCCAACCGCTGTGTGTCAAGAACCCGCCTATCGAATCGTGTCTCAGTATTTTCAGCTGTGGCACCCACCCCTTCCACACCATTCCTCGTCCAGCTCGTATGATCCTCTCCTCGAACCCGTCCGGCAGTTTCACGGTAGAGGTCTCCGGTTTTCTGAATGCCCAAAAGAATGGAAGTCGCGAGAGCTCCAGCCCGTGAGCCAGCTCGGTGAGCTGATCTTGACTTGGTGTCGCCTCGCTTCCTAAAGCAATGTACAGAACAGATCCTTTGGTTTTGGTGTCCAGCCATTGTTTGATCGAAACCCAGTTGAGGTCATGGTTAATCTCTGTTTCTTGAAAATGGGGTGGCAACTGTCCCAATGGGATGATGGGTTTCTGGTAAAGATTGGAGAGTAAATTGAACCAATCTGTCTCAAACTCGTGGCAGTGTCTTATGAGAACAGCATCAGATTGAGAGATTCCGATTCCACCCCTGTATGCCTCTGAGAATCCCGAAGAATCAATTTCACCGACCCCAACAATCAATTTGGCTTCGTAGTATTTGTACGCCACTTTGGTGTCAAAGGTAACCCATCTTGGGGGTGAAGTGAAATCCTGGGGACTTTTTCTGTCTTTAAGTTGGTCGATCAGATCCTGTGTTGTTCCGAGGAAGGTCATGAACCATGTGGGAAAAATACAGAAGAAAAAGCGTGGGATGCCAAGATCCATGGCAGCTGAGGAAACCCAAAACGCAGGAAAATCATATACCACAGCATCGACTGCACGAGAATTCCGCAGAAAGCGAGCCACATCGGCCTCCATGGCGTCATAAGCTCTCTTGAGAAGACCAGGATCTTCTTGCCCGACATCCATGGTTGACTCGGCGTTTTCGGGGAGGCCTTGGACTTTTGGAAGTGGGATTTTGACGAAAGTGAAGAAAGAAGCGAGATTTGGAGGGATTTTGGGAAGACGGTCGATGTTTCTGGGAGTGGAGACGAAGGAGATTTTGTGGCCTTTTCGAGCGATGGATTTGGAGAGCTCTAAAAAGGGTATGATATGGCCGAAAGCTAACCATGGAAACATCACTATATGCAGCTGCTTCTTATCAGCCATTATAATTGTTGAGCCATTGACAATGGGAATCCCCTATTTATCAAGGAAGAGAAGAGGGGCCGCCCCCACCATCTTCACATGTCAAATTATTGACAAAAGGGCTTTTTTCTCAATATTAATCAATCACCAAAT comes from the Henckelia pumila isolate YLH828 chromosome 1, ASM3356847v2, whole genome shotgun sequence genome and includes:
- the LOC140874781 gene encoding UDP-glycosyltransferase 91D1-like, with translation MADKKQLHIVMFPWLAFGHIIPFLELSKSIARKGHKISFVSTPRNIDRLPKIPPNLASFFTFVKIPLPKVQGLPENAESTMDVGQEDPGLLKRAYDAMEADVARFLRNSRAVDAVDLIDQLKDRKSPQDFTSPPRWVTFDTKVAYKYYEAKLIVGVGEIDSSGFSEAYRGGIGISQSDAVLIRHCHEFETDWFNLLSNLYQKPIIPLGQLPPHFQETEINHDLNWVSIKQWLDTKTKGSVLYIALGSEATPSQDQLTELAHGLELSRLPFFWAFRKPETSTVKLPDGFEERIIRAGRGMVWKGWVPQLKILRHDSIGGFLTHSGWSSVVEALMLGVPLILLPIMADQWLNARVLDEKEMGLEVVRNEEDGSITRESVAQAVTRVMVEEEGNKFRDKAKEAMAHAFGDTAIHDRYVQHFINHLLEKSIISISSSFGSLPTP